One stretch of Chitinophaga pendula DNA includes these proteins:
- a CDS encoding SusC/RagA family TonB-linked outer membrane protein has protein sequence MDALFAKKVQRQSHDKKISRACRHFRLYGWICCLGTLLPLLAIARQATVPLVSVHVKKTTLNQLIAHLQHQVDFEFIYTYQKEHPSKGRITINMDNVPLTTILDKALTGTRLEYILRGKVIIIREPLLPEPTSTDTTTKQITGYVHDENNQPIPFTSIWCSDGQRTHTDRNGFFSINTNPVSRLKFTCIGFYQLTLSADDKQLNDVRLRKLSEQMKEVVVNGYQQQQSWEITGALSKLRCTAASDGYYRLDQSLQGQVPGLAVSITSGAVGANPIARIRGATTLVGSREPVWVVDGVVREDWEFYEQGFDKGALQTSEMIALKARQSVIGNSILGLNPDDIASVTILKDAAATSIYGARAANGVIVVTTKKGKVGPPSITLRTEISIADKPSYRTMDRMNSAERVALSKEVLKDGTIYPDRRVPQVAYDGLWQRWANKEIDQAEYNREMEILEKNNTDWFNILFRNSISKNTYLNISGGGHRATYYASIGYMDEAGNAKGNDMKRISSLLKSTFRITNAIELGVQLNTSFRRVKGFYDGLNPYEYAYNTNRAIKPEEYYEASLGPQYRPADFSANTPLLHFNFLNELQHTGNTSKNDDINLSAWLKIRLGKHLLWESLFAPRFVNTYNRRWADEHSYAAALQRGADFDPANAGMKDIVNTDTLQMRSYTVRSTLQFSRPVGPTLQHSFSALAGAEIRSTAYRGILGGQPQEPFTGTRLFVDPEPEELLSARTFKQYNFLSVFGNASYAYRQKYIVSFNARTDASNRISASSPDRFNPVWSAGVRWNIKEENWLNKSKTIDQLAIRASWGYQGNTVPAIAPVLWLTNTTDPYTPGTIRIGGLPYQDLRWERTRALNVGIEIELLDGRIGCSFDYYNKRTKDALLKQPVPVEFGVAEAYINGAEIRNKGYEYSIFAKPVSTTDWTWNIQWVFNYNRNEVYHVRENASLKALLSGSGIVNGKPVGGIWSFRYAGLSAQDGQPNFYSLDVDPKTELLREGRPQHYLLYQGASEPTFTGGLTTNLRYKRWSLAASFSYQGGGYVRLNPLAQGGDGGYWRLPTPDRNVSKELNTRWKQPGDEKHTNVPAVTSFRILPPSYSIAPYFGDVSMLDKEGNLYRYTLYNYSDLRTVSAANLRCNNISLRCNLDDIVRQWTRHVTQITVTTGVNNAFLWANKQLKGQDPELGYMSATENTAILPRYRSYYFSVMLGF, from the coding sequence TTGGACGCTTTATTTGCAAAAAAAGTACAACGGCAGTCACATGACAAAAAGATATCGCGCGCCTGCCGGCACTTTAGGTTATACGGATGGATCTGCTGCCTGGGCACATTACTGCCACTGCTGGCTATTGCCAGACAGGCAACTGTCCCCTTGGTATCCGTACACGTGAAAAAAACCACCCTCAATCAACTCATCGCGCACCTGCAACACCAGGTAGATTTCGAATTCATATATACCTACCAGAAAGAACATCCCTCCAAAGGCAGGATCACCATCAATATGGACAACGTCCCGCTTACCACCATATTGGATAAAGCACTGACAGGTACCCGTCTCGAATATATCCTCCGCGGAAAAGTGATCATCATCCGTGAACCACTCCTCCCAGAGCCAACATCCACAGATACAACTACTAAACAGATCACCGGGTACGTCCACGACGAAAATAACCAACCCATCCCCTTCACCAGCATCTGGTGCAGCGACGGCCAACGCACACATACCGACAGGAATGGCTTCTTTAGCATCAATACCAATCCTGTCAGCCGGCTAAAATTCACCTGCATAGGATTTTACCAGCTAACCCTGTCAGCAGATGATAAACAATTAAACGATGTCCGCCTCCGCAAACTGTCAGAACAGATGAAAGAGGTCGTCGTCAATGGATACCAGCAGCAACAAAGCTGGGAGATAACAGGCGCCCTCAGTAAACTCAGATGTACCGCCGCCTCAGATGGCTACTACCGCCTCGATCAATCCTTGCAGGGACAAGTACCCGGCCTCGCCGTCAGCATCACCTCCGGCGCCGTCGGCGCTAATCCTATCGCCCGTATCAGGGGCGCCACTACCCTCGTCGGTAGCCGCGAACCTGTATGGGTAGTAGATGGTGTCGTACGCGAAGATTGGGAATTCTATGAACAGGGCTTCGATAAAGGCGCCCTGCAAACCAGCGAAATGATCGCCCTCAAGGCACGGCAAAGCGTTATCGGAAACAGTATCCTCGGACTCAACCCTGATGATATCGCTTCCGTCACCATCCTCAAAGATGCCGCCGCCACCTCCATATACGGTGCAAGAGCTGCCAACGGCGTCATCGTCGTCACCACCAAAAAAGGCAAGGTCGGCCCCCCTTCCATTACCTTGCGCACAGAAATATCCATCGCCGATAAACCCTCCTATCGCACCATGGATCGCATGAACTCCGCCGAAAGGGTCGCCCTCTCCAAAGAAGTACTGAAAGATGGTACCATATACCCCGATCGCAGAGTACCACAGGTAGCCTACGACGGACTATGGCAACGTTGGGCCAATAAAGAGATCGACCAGGCAGAATATAACCGTGAAATGGAAATACTGGAAAAGAATAACACCGACTGGTTCAATATCCTCTTCCGTAACAGCATATCCAAAAATACATACCTCAATATCAGCGGCGGTGGCCACCGCGCCACCTATTACGCCTCCATAGGTTATATGGACGAAGCCGGCAACGCCAAAGGGAATGATATGAAACGCATCAGCTCCTTGCTGAAATCGACGTTCAGGATCACCAACGCCATCGAATTAGGCGTACAGCTGAACACCTCCTTCCGCAGGGTCAAAGGTTTCTATGATGGGCTCAATCCATACGAATACGCCTACAATACAAACCGCGCCATCAAACCGGAAGAGTACTACGAAGCTTCTCTCGGCCCGCAATACCGCCCGGCAGATTTCTCCGCCAACACACCACTGCTGCATTTCAATTTCCTCAATGAATTGCAACATACCGGCAATACCAGCAAAAACGATGATATCAACCTCTCCGCATGGCTCAAAATAAGATTGGGTAAACACCTACTCTGGGAAAGTTTATTCGCACCCCGATTCGTCAATACCTACAACCGCCGCTGGGCAGACGAACACTCCTACGCCGCCGCCTTACAAAGAGGCGCCGACTTCGACCCGGCCAATGCCGGCATGAAAGACATCGTCAATACCGATACCCTGCAGATGAGAAGTTATACCGTACGCAGCACGCTACAGTTCTCACGTCCTGTCGGCCCCACCTTGCAACATTCCTTCTCCGCCCTGGCAGGCGCCGAAATACGCAGCACCGCCTATAGAGGTATCCTCGGCGGCCAACCACAGGAACCGTTCACCGGCACACGCCTCTTCGTCGATCCCGAACCGGAAGAACTCCTGTCTGCACGTACTTTTAAACAGTATAACTTCCTCTCCGTATTCGGTAACGCCTCCTACGCCTACCGGCAGAAATATATCGTCTCCTTCAACGCCCGCACCGATGCCTCCAATCGCATCTCCGCCTCCTCACCCGACCGGTTCAACCCGGTATGGTCCGCTGGCGTAAGATGGAACATCAAAGAAGAAAACTGGCTGAACAAAAGCAAAACCATCGATCAACTCGCCATACGCGCCTCCTGGGGATACCAGGGCAATACCGTACCAGCCATCGCACCCGTACTCTGGCTCACTAACACCACCGACCCTTATACACCAGGTACCATCCGCATCGGCGGCCTCCCCTATCAGGACCTCCGCTGGGAACGTACCCGCGCCCTCAACGTAGGCATCGAAATAGAACTGTTGGATGGCCGCATAGGATGCTCCTTCGACTACTATAACAAACGCACCAAAGATGCCTTACTCAAACAACCCGTGCCCGTCGAATTCGGCGTCGCAGAAGCATATATCAATGGTGCCGAAATAAGGAACAAAGGATACGAATATTCCATCTTCGCCAAACCGGTATCCACTACAGACTGGACCTGGAACATCCAATGGGTCTTCAATTACAACCGCAACGAAGTATACCATGTCAGGGAAAATGCCTCCCTCAAAGCACTCCTGTCCGGCAGCGGCATCGTCAACGGCAAACCCGTAGGGGGCATCTGGTCATTCCGATATGCCGGCCTCTCCGCCCAGGATGGACAGCCTAACTTCTACAGCCTCGATGTAGATCCCAAAACCGAACTACTCAGAGAAGGTCGCCCACAGCACTACCTCCTCTACCAGGGCGCCTCAGAGCCGACCTTCACCGGTGGCCTCACCACCAACCTCCGCTACAAACGCTGGTCCCTCGCTGCCAGCTTCAGCTACCAGGGTGGTGGCTACGTACGCCTCAACCCACTGGCACAAGGCGGCGATGGCGGATACTGGCGATTACCTACCCCCGACCGCAACGTCAGCAAAGAACTTAACACCCGCTGGAAACAACCGGGCGACGAAAAACATACCAATGTACCCGCCGTCACCAGCTTCCGCATACTACCCCCCTCCTATTCAATCGCCCCCTACTTCGGCGATGTATCCATGCTTGATAAAGAGGGTAACCTCTATCGGTACACTTTATACAACTATAGCGACCTGCGTACCGTCAGCGCCGCTAACCTCCGCTGTAATAACATCTCCCTGCGTTGTAACCTCGACGATATCGTCCGGCAATGGACACGCCACGTCACGCAGATCACCGTCACCACCGGTGTTAACAATGCCTTCTTATGGGCTAACAAACAACTTAAAGGACAAGACCCAGAACTGGGATACATGTCCGCCACAGAAAATACAGCCATCCTGCCACGCTACCGAAGCTATTACTTCAGCGTTATGTTAGGATTCTGA
- a CDS encoding RagB/SusD family nutrient uptake outer membrane protein, whose protein sequence is MKAIKNQQHLIPPLLLLAALICCLCASCKKFLEERPQDEQVPANIKQLEQLLLSETYPLPSQPVHFFLSMLDDDVKYIPLKNNTPYDASTAGLPAYSWDRNLYKEMKRAGAGFPDAYTQYYNRIKGANAILDVINKVAGDEKLKMKVEGEARILRAYYYFMLVNLYAAPYNDSNNGLAPGVPLILSATIKDALPPRNTVGTVYQQIVNDVRAGCSLLEQLPAEPTHARIDKRAAWLIAGRIFLYMEKWEDVIYYTDLLLKEALPLTTLKVPPRFTTLGLAAVPSPTPPAASTKPSFLELSNEEILFYTGSETELTLLLTANSNSRSESGYYVSDELEALYESTDLRPDNFFAFETDGYKVNKIANTGIGKCWRLAEAYLNRAEAAANLAISQGFNPAKAIDALNQLRSTRFNPAFYQPLAAADFNGDMKKLLQLCKEERRRELCFEEHRWFDLRRWQRPAFTHTYKVQNAVRTFRLQQGANAYLLPIPDEALANNPSLTQNP, encoded by the coding sequence ATGAAAGCGATAAAGAACCAGCAACACCTGATACCACCACTGCTCCTCCTGGCAGCACTCATCTGCTGCCTCTGTGCCAGCTGCAAAAAATTCCTGGAAGAACGCCCGCAAGACGAACAGGTACCTGCCAATATCAAACAGCTGGAACAACTCCTGCTGTCCGAAACATACCCGCTCCCCTCACAACCTGTCCACTTCTTCCTCTCCATGCTGGATGATGATGTCAAATACATCCCACTCAAGAACAACACACCATACGATGCCAGCACAGCCGGCCTGCCAGCCTACTCCTGGGATCGCAACCTGTATAAAGAAATGAAACGCGCCGGCGCCGGATTCCCCGATGCCTACACACAATACTATAACCGCATCAAAGGTGCCAATGCCATCCTCGATGTCATCAATAAAGTTGCCGGCGATGAGAAACTGAAAATGAAAGTGGAAGGAGAAGCCCGCATCCTCCGCGCTTACTACTACTTCATGCTGGTCAACCTCTACGCCGCTCCCTACAACGATAGCAACAATGGCCTCGCCCCAGGAGTACCTCTCATCCTCTCCGCTACCATCAAAGATGCCCTCCCGCCACGCAACACCGTCGGGACCGTCTACCAACAGATCGTCAACGACGTAAGAGCCGGTTGCTCCCTGCTCGAACAACTGCCCGCCGAACCCACCCACGCCCGCATCGATAAACGCGCCGCCTGGCTCATCGCCGGCAGAATATTCCTCTACATGGAAAAATGGGAAGACGTAATTTATTACACCGACCTGCTCCTCAAAGAAGCACTGCCACTCACAACACTAAAAGTACCTCCACGATTCACCACATTAGGGCTCGCTGCCGTTCCCTCGCCTACACCACCGGCTGCATCTACCAAACCCTCATTCCTCGAGTTAAGCAACGAAGAAATATTGTTTTACACCGGCAGCGAAACGGAACTTACCCTCCTCCTCACTGCCAACAGTAACTCCCGCTCCGAATCCGGATACTATGTATCCGACGAACTGGAAGCATTATACGAATCAACAGACCTCCGGCCAGATAACTTCTTCGCATTCGAAACAGATGGATATAAAGTGAATAAAATAGCAAACACCGGCATCGGCAAATGCTGGCGCCTCGCCGAAGCATATCTCAACAGGGCAGAAGCCGCCGCTAACCTCGCCATCTCACAAGGATTCAATCCCGCAAAAGCCATAGATGCACTCAACCAGCTACGTAGCACCCGGTTCAATCCCGCATTCTATCAACCACTGGCTGCCGCAGACTTTAATGGAGATATGAAAAAACTCCTGCAACTTTGCAAAGAAGAACGTCGCAGAGAACTCTGCTTCGAAGAACATCGCTGGTTCGACCTCCGCAGATGGCAACGGCCAGCCTTCACACACACATATAAAGTCCAAAATGCCGTCCGCACTTTCCGGCTGCAACAAGGCGCCAACGCTTACCTGCTGCCAATACCGGACGAAGCATTGGCCAACAATCCATCATTGACCCAAAATCCATAA
- a CDS encoding putative zinc-binding metallopeptidase: MWHKNVRTVCSYLLIITALACAKEKVQVSEKENTYYKIPQGNAPYDQQVVDWYNKYGTYVLYQYPKSEYEYAIIGYYGLNMEHPADKTALPAVMNFIQQYWFDFYPEDFLKKYLPRKILLGGILQYDAGNNTKPDTLANPIAGFNFIMLPGLDANFPKQLEKERRIWKASLNSLFFSTLFYGTTEEIKAKLPLPEAFFQVSKYQQLKASVNNLYDNGYLAPDPSDPTKIPSPKNDLKNYLYIMCRYSEEELEKNYFSEKFDKKGLIRKKHQLLRKYIKDNWNVDLQNIGNKQN, translated from the coding sequence ATGTGGCATAAAAACGTCAGGACAGTTTGCAGCTATCTGCTCATAATAACAGCACTCGCCTGTGCAAAAGAAAAAGTACAGGTCTCCGAAAAAGAAAATACCTACTATAAAATACCACAGGGAAATGCCCCGTACGACCAGCAAGTAGTGGATTGGTACAACAAATACGGTACCTACGTACTATATCAATACCCTAAGTCAGAATACGAATATGCTATTATCGGCTACTACGGACTCAATATGGAACACCCAGCCGATAAAACCGCATTGCCCGCCGTCATGAACTTTATCCAGCAATACTGGTTCGATTTCTATCCCGAGGACTTCCTCAAAAAATACCTGCCTAGAAAAATACTCCTGGGCGGTATCCTGCAATACGACGCAGGAAATAATACCAAACCCGATACCCTGGCAAATCCCATAGCAGGATTCAACTTCATCATGCTACCAGGACTGGATGCCAACTTCCCCAAACAATTAGAGAAAGAACGAAGAATCTGGAAAGCCAGCCTCAACTCACTGTTCTTCTCTACCCTCTTCTACGGCACCACCGAAGAGATAAAGGCAAAACTACCCCTCCCCGAAGCATTCTTCCAGGTCAGCAAATACCAACAACTTAAAGCCTCAGTAAACAACCTGTACGACAACGGATATCTCGCACCAGATCCCTCCGATCCCACCAAGATCCCCTCGCCAAAAAATGACCTGAAAAACTACTTGTACATCATGTGTCGATACTCAGAGGAAGAACTGGAAAAAAATTACTTCTCGGAAAAATTCGATAAAAAAGGACTGATCCGCAAAAAACATCAGCTACTGAGAAAGTATATCAAAGACAACTGGAACGTCGACCTCCAGAATATCGGCAACAAACAAAACTAA
- a CDS encoding hybrid sensor histidine kinase/response regulator, with protein sequence MKDTLMRLLKTGTQGLEDATERRSVVIINTLTLIMVAMVLGIGLFFYYLKSSLFILIPVILEAVSFCAVFLLNRRKQYFYANATMFAIHSVATIYWATALGTAVPVEVIMAFLFMIVFHIWGSFLLYKQRKLLIACLIAGIFVTVGVQLNYHYKIIKPLQLDPQDANIMRWFTTGGFLFLIFLIMFSYIRRIEILLSALKHSNNVLSAKSAFLRETCHELRTPLNGVFMISQLFQLRKEKYMNSDEIAEIDDLYAASYTARNIVNSVLDLSIIESGRFYTIKKEALNLRSYVQHCATMNSYVANTRGITIMVDFDKRLPVLVNSDKIVLTKIINNLLSNAVKFSQPDSQVMIKVHGNDEHIFFQVKNKGTISREKIDRVFLPFESERNNFIEGTGLGLYITKHLVELLEGRIIVTADEKDNSTTVSFSTPLELVTESISETEPFDFKSGRFSGARVVVVEDDKMTRILLRKFLTKMGIEPIMTESVENGLALIIEEKPDLVISDLHMENSGGEDLLMHIRNTASIKDVPVLIISGDAFKEAREAILRAGANGFLTKPLLYNDLYISLSKLIRHFEVF encoded by the coding sequence ATGAAAGATACCCTAATGCGCCTGCTCAAAACAGGTACCCAAGGCTTAGAAGACGCAACGGAACGAAGATCAGTGGTTATTATCAATACCTTGACACTCATAATGGTGGCAATGGTATTAGGCATAGGTCTATTCTTTTATTACCTGAAGAGCTCCCTGTTTATACTCATCCCCGTTATCCTGGAAGCCGTCAGCTTTTGCGCCGTATTCCTGCTCAATAGACGAAAACAATACTTCTACGCCAACGCTACCATGTTCGCCATCCACAGCGTAGCCACCATATACTGGGCCACCGCCCTGGGAACAGCCGTACCCGTAGAAGTCATCATGGCCTTCCTGTTCATGATCGTATTCCACATCTGGGGATCATTCCTCCTCTACAAACAAAGAAAACTACTCATCGCCTGCCTCATCGCAGGTATCTTCGTTACCGTCGGCGTACAACTCAACTATCACTACAAAATCATCAAACCCCTCCAGCTTGATCCACAAGATGCCAACATCATGCGCTGGTTCACCACCGGCGGTTTCCTGTTCCTCATCTTCCTTATCATGTTCTCCTACATCCGGAGAATAGAAATACTCCTCTCCGCCCTTAAACACTCCAATAACGTACTGTCCGCCAAAAGCGCATTCCTCCGCGAAACCTGTCATGAACTACGTACCCCCCTCAACGGCGTATTCATGATCTCCCAACTATTCCAACTCCGGAAAGAAAAATATATGAACTCCGACGAAATTGCCGAAATAGACGACCTCTACGCCGCCAGCTACACCGCACGCAATATCGTCAATAGTGTACTCGACCTCTCTATCATAGAATCCGGCCGCTTCTATACCATCAAAAAAGAAGCACTCAACCTCCGCAGCTACGTCCAGCACTGCGCTACCATGAACAGCTACGTCGCCAACACCAGAGGTATCACCATCATGGTCGACTTCGATAAACGACTACCCGTACTGGTCAATAGCGATAAAATAGTACTGACCAAGATCATTAATAACCTCCTCTCCAATGCCGTGAAATTCTCACAACCCGATAGCCAGGTCATGATCAAAGTACATGGCAACGACGAACATATCTTCTTCCAGGTCAAAAACAAAGGCACCATCAGCCGGGAAAAAATAGATCGCGTATTCCTCCCCTTCGAAAGCGAAAGAAATAACTTCATAGAAGGCACCGGCCTCGGTCTCTATATTACCAAACACCTCGTCGAACTACTGGAAGGCCGTATCATCGTCACCGCCGATGAAAAAGATAACAGCACCACCGTATCATTCAGTACACCACTCGAACTGGTCACAGAAAGTATATCCGAAACAGAACCCTTCGACTTCAAATCCGGACGCTTCTCCGGCGCACGCGTAGTCGTCGTCGAAGATGATAAAATGACCCGTATCCTTCTTCGAAAATTCCTGACAAAAATGGGCATAGAACCCATCATGACAGAAAGCGTAGAAAATGGACTGGCCCTCATCATCGAAGAAAAACCAGACCTCGTTATCTCCGACCTGCATATGGAAAACTCAGGAGGTGAAGACCTCCTGATGCATATCCGTAACACGGCATCCATTAAGGATGTTCCCGTACTGATCATCTCCGGCGACGCATTCAAAGAAGCGCGCGAAGCCATCCTGCGGGCAGGTGCCAATGGATTCCTTACAAAACCATTGCTTTACAATGACCTGTATATCTCATTGAGCAAACTGATCCGTCATTTCGAAGTCTTTTAA
- a CDS encoding terpene synthase family protein: protein MRKTEYCLEFPAPSAISPYAEAAQEHTINWAIDFGLVPDPKHVNGLRKAKFGIYAAREFPGASCAEICLTADLITWLFFVDDRCDRASSDRAAAATVRVQLRDFLDILDGRPVDADTPMNRGLQHVMQRFAAISSLYLYEQLCHYIRVYLNECFWEIDNQVKDYVPTIAEYWAMRAKTGFSIMFPLVGIFSKLELPDEVYKHEVLQRMELALNLAGGLANDIHSLHREQQLDTAGFNLIFIFQQELQVSQEEAVQLLMDHHNDQLSLLEQCRRQLPYWGKRINEQLNTYVDGLFVVLKAYYDWALDSNRYA from the coding sequence ATGAGAAAGACCGAGTACTGCCTGGAATTTCCAGCGCCGTCTGCTATCAGTCCATATGCTGAAGCAGCTCAAGAACACACTATTAACTGGGCGATCGACTTCGGCCTGGTGCCTGATCCCAAACATGTGAATGGTTTGCGGAAGGCTAAATTTGGTATTTATGCGGCCCGGGAGTTTCCCGGGGCGAGTTGTGCGGAGATCTGTCTGACGGCGGATCTGATCACATGGTTATTTTTTGTGGATGACCGGTGTGACCGGGCATCTTCTGACCGGGCGGCGGCGGCGACTGTGCGGGTGCAGCTGCGTGATTTCCTGGACATCCTTGATGGGCGACCGGTGGATGCGGACACGCCGATGAACAGGGGGTTGCAGCATGTGATGCAGCGTTTTGCGGCGATCAGTTCACTGTATTTGTATGAGCAGTTATGTCATTACATCCGGGTGTATCTGAATGAATGTTTTTGGGAGATAGACAACCAGGTGAAGGACTATGTGCCGACGATTGCGGAGTACTGGGCGATGCGAGCTAAGACGGGCTTCAGCATTATGTTTCCGCTGGTAGGAATTTTCAGTAAGCTGGAGTTGCCGGACGAGGTGTACAAGCACGAGGTGTTGCAACGTATGGAATTGGCATTGAACCTGGCGGGCGGGTTGGCCAACGACATTCATTCGTTGCACCGGGAGCAGCAGCTGGATACGGCGGGTTTCAACCTGATCTTCATTTTCCAGCAGGAGTTGCAGGTATCGCAGGAAGAGGCGGTACAGTTGCTGATGGATCATCACAATGACCAGTTGTCATTGTTGGAGCAATGCCGTCGTCAGCTGCCTTATTGGGGCAAACGTATCAACGAGCAGTTGAACACTTATGTAGACGGGCTTTTTGTGGTATTGAAGGCCTATTATGATTGGGCGCTTGACAGTAATCGTTATGCTTAG
- a CDS encoding RagB/SusD family nutrient uptake outer membrane protein translates to MKLSFKTPIAIKSIAAALLPVLLLQVSCTKKFEQFNTNPNELTDSLLKYDYKYVGAFLPGMQTSIYSTVDWQYQLQQNLNADLYSGYMGIPTPFNSGKNNSNYFMMDWNNWSFKVAYDNVMSGWKEVKQRGEQLRPDLFAVATIIKVLAMHRVTDVYGPIPYSKFGTGGFSTSYDSQESIYNTFFQELDAAIAKLVEFDQTNPGGKEQLRPFDLVYNGDYAKWVRLANSLKLRLAMRMVYANRALAKTKAEEAVKHAYGVITDNSGNAFVKSGNGITVSNSLYVISQEYNDVRMGAAMESILGGYKDPRMAAYFRPTKAGTYKGIRNGIDIRSKEDYVGFSGLNIERATPIKLMTAAEVYFLRAEGALWGWDMKGSEKALYEQGISTSFDQYQLSNAATYIADKTSVPAAYADAVNTVNNTAAGTNITIAWDDAASFEVKQERILTQKWISVYPDGQEAWSEFRRTGYPKLWMNVVNYSGGSITGFIKRLPFPPDEYKNNRDEVTKATGLLGGADNGGTRLWWDKK, encoded by the coding sequence ATGAAGCTATCATTCAAAACGCCGATCGCTATAAAATCAATTGCAGCAGCCCTATTGCCGGTATTGCTGCTACAGGTATCCTGTACTAAAAAATTCGAGCAATTCAATACCAATCCTAATGAGCTGACGGATTCCTTATTAAAGTACGACTATAAATATGTGGGCGCCTTCCTGCCAGGTATGCAGACCAGTATTTACTCTACGGTGGACTGGCAGTACCAGCTGCAACAAAACCTGAATGCGGACCTGTATTCCGGTTATATGGGCATTCCTACGCCGTTCAACAGCGGAAAGAACAACTCTAACTACTTTATGATGGACTGGAACAACTGGTCATTCAAGGTAGCTTATGATAATGTAATGAGTGGGTGGAAGGAAGTGAAGCAACGCGGGGAGCAGCTGCGGCCCGACCTGTTTGCGGTAGCTACCATCATCAAGGTATTGGCGATGCACCGGGTAACGGACGTGTATGGACCGATCCCTTATTCCAAGTTTGGTACCGGTGGGTTTTCCACCTCTTACGATAGCCAGGAGAGTATTTACAATACTTTCTTCCAGGAGCTGGATGCAGCTATTGCCAAGCTGGTAGAGTTTGATCAGACCAATCCGGGCGGGAAGGAGCAGTTGCGGCCATTTGACCTGGTGTATAACGGTGACTATGCGAAGTGGGTACGGTTGGCGAATTCGCTGAAGCTACGGCTGGCGATGCGTATGGTATATGCGAACCGTGCGCTGGCGAAGACGAAAGCGGAGGAAGCGGTGAAACATGCTTATGGCGTGATAACGGACAACAGCGGCAATGCGTTCGTAAAAAGCGGTAATGGTATTACGGTGAGTAATTCCCTGTATGTGATCAGCCAGGAGTATAATGATGTCAGGATGGGTGCTGCGATGGAATCTATCCTGGGTGGTTATAAAGATCCGCGTATGGCCGCCTATTTCCGACCGACGAAAGCCGGTACTTACAAGGGTATCCGTAATGGTATTGATATCCGGAGTAAGGAGGACTATGTTGGATTTTCGGGACTGAACATAGAACGTGCGACACCTATTAAGCTGATGACTGCTGCGGAAGTATATTTTCTGCGTGCGGAAGGAGCGTTGTGGGGATGGGATATGAAAGGGAGTGAGAAGGCTTTGTATGAGCAAGGTATCAGTACTTCTTTTGATCAGTATCAGCTTAGCAATGCGGCTACATATATTGCTGATAAGACCAGTGTTCCTGCGGCATATGCGGATGCGGTGAATACGGTGAACAATACGGCTGCCGGCACTAACATTACGATTGCGTGGGATGATGCCGCTTCTTTTGAGGTAAAGCAGGAGCGGATCCTTACGCAGAAGTGGATCAGTGTGTATCCTGACGGGCAGGAAGCGTGGTCGGAGTTTCGCCGGACGGGTTATCCCAAGTTATGGATGAATGTGGTGAATTACAGTGGGGGTAGTATTACCGGGTTTATCAAGCGTTTGCCATTTCCGCCGGATGAGTATAAGAACAACCGGGATGAGGTGACGAAGGCGACCGGGCTGTTGGGAGGGGCGGATAATGGAGGTACCCGATTGTGGTGGGATAAGAAATAA